The proteins below are encoded in one region of Sporosarcina sp. FSL K6-1508:
- a CDS encoding class I SAM-dependent methyltransferase yields the protein MFNNYLDLVAYFGIGGAHPGGFSLTQSILKDEKIQPYESVLDIGCGTGQTAAFLAQGFGCQVTAIDNHPVMLKKARERFGENASPVLVIEGDAQQLALPDNSFDLIVAESVIAFTDISKTLTELSRVLKSGGRMICIEMAAEQSLSNELRKKAYSLYGVSEILNEQEWTLKLQQAGFKQVEIIDTPSELLNTEVTDINPSKSIVMDLYDLWDEHNRFITQNHKFIGFRVFRCFLP from the coding sequence ATGTTCAATAACTATTTAGATTTAGTAGCTTATTTTGGAATTGGCGGTGCACATCCTGGTGGATTTTCTTTAACACAATCCATATTGAAAGATGAAAAGATTCAACCTTATGAATCCGTATTAGATATTGGTTGTGGAACTGGCCAGACAGCTGCATTCTTAGCTCAAGGATTCGGGTGTCAAGTTACAGCAATAGACAATCATCCGGTTATGTTAAAGAAAGCGAGAGAGCGCTTCGGTGAGAATGCTTCTCCTGTCTTAGTGATTGAAGGAGATGCACAACAGTTGGCTCTCCCCGATAATTCTTTTGATTTAATAGTAGCCGAGTCTGTTATCGCATTCACTGACATTTCCAAGACACTAACTGAACTATCCAGGGTGTTAAAAAGTGGCGGTCGTATGATTTGCATTGAAATGGCGGCAGAACAATCCCTATCAAATGAATTAAGAAAAAAAGCATACAGCCTATATGGCGTCAGTGAAATTCTAAATGAGCAAGAATGGACATTGAAGTTGCAGCAAGCTGGTTTTAAACAAGTTGAAATAATTGATACGCCCTCTGAACTTCTGAACACTGAAGTTACTGATATAAATCCATCAAAAAGTATAGTTATGGATTTATATGATTTATGGGATGAGCATAATCGTTTCATTACTCAAAACCATAAATTCATCGGATTTCGTGTGTTTCGATGTTTTTTACCATAA
- a CDS encoding STAS domain-containing protein, whose translation MDLQLYDYLSTNLTAISDEWLAQREVNRGSIYSIDAGGSAELLLREQNRLTNLTVTSILLNDKEVFESNKEKWAREVAESRVESNTPIPEVLDALSKARQVYWTFVERFLKSKVDEITKDDLLRWGIAIHMAFDELYIHFSEMYYQITSSERLAQQNLIAELSFPIIKLNTSIGVLPLIGNIDAIRGKSFLECIPAKSVKMEITHLFIDLSGVSIIDTMVAQQIYPIIQILKLLGIDSTLTGIRPEIAQTSVQLGINFANVATFSSLQQALKNQLEEII comes from the coding sequence ATGGATTTGCAACTGTATGATTATCTCAGTACCAATTTAACTGCTATTTCAGATGAGTGGCTTGCTCAGCGGGAAGTAAATAGAGGATCCATTTATTCGATAGATGCAGGAGGATCTGCTGAGTTATTACTCCGTGAACAAAACCGGTTAACAAATCTTACAGTGACAAGTATACTTTTAAATGATAAAGAAGTTTTTGAATCAAATAAGGAAAAGTGGGCCCGTGAAGTGGCTGAAAGCAGGGTGGAAAGTAATACGCCTATCCCTGAAGTACTGGATGCACTTAGTAAAGCCAGGCAAGTATATTGGACATTTGTCGAGAGGTTTTTAAAGTCCAAGGTAGATGAAATAACCAAGGATGATCTGCTGAGATGGGGGATTGCAATTCATATGGCGTTTGATGAATTGTATATCCACTTTTCTGAAATGTATTATCAGATTACATCCAGCGAACGTTTAGCCCAACAAAACTTGATCGCAGAATTAAGTTTTCCAATTATAAAACTTAATACGTCGATTGGAGTATTACCACTGATCGGTAATATAGATGCAATACGAGGAAAAAGTTTTTTGGAATGTATTCCAGCGAAAAGTGTAAAAATGGAAATCACACATCTGTTTATCGACTTATCTGGGGTATCTATCATTGACACAATGGTTGCTCAGCAAATTTATCCGATTATACAAATCCTGAAATTACTTGGCATCGACTCAACGTTAACCGGAATACGTCCTGAAATTGCACAAACTTCGGTTCAATTAGGAATAAACTTTGCGAACGTTGCTACTTTCAGTTCTTTGCAGCAGGCGCTTAAGAACCAACTAGAAGAAATAATTTAA
- a CDS encoding YnfA family protein, whose product MITVILLFLFAGLAEIGGGYLIWQWLREGKPAYLGLIGGFVLALYGVIATFQQFPTFGRVYAAYGGVFIVLSVLWGWGVDKKMPDTYDWIGALICIIGVSVMLWAPRS is encoded by the coding sequence TTGATTACAGTCATACTGCTATTTCTGTTTGCAGGACTAGCGGAAATTGGTGGAGGCTATCTGATTTGGCAGTGGTTAAGAGAAGGAAAGCCTGCTTACTTAGGGCTTATTGGAGGCTTTGTTTTGGCTTTATATGGAGTAATTGCGACATTTCAACAATTTCCGACTTTCGGTAGGGTTTATGCAGCTTATGGGGGAGTATTTATTGTGCTATCTGTTCTTTGGGGATGGGGAGTCGATAAAAAGATGCCGGATACATATGATTGGATTGGGGCTTTGATTTGTATAATTGGTGTTTCTGTTATGTTATGGGCACCGCGAAGTTGA
- a CDS encoding DinB family protein: MEENKKIREAVLRSVENLSDEQLNEQVEEGRWSIMQVLNHLYLMERAIVHTLSNQLANGENKTTVDKPIQFTTDRSTKVLAPSFATPSDDFIALTNMKSNLTTSRENLNTLVASADKTLLAQRTYPHPVFGDLSLEQWIPFIGLHEKRHLAQIEEVKEKLV, encoded by the coding sequence ATGGAAGAGAACAAGAAAATCAGAGAAGCTGTTTTGCGTAGTGTAGAGAACTTGTCAGATGAACAATTGAATGAACAGGTGGAAGAGGGACGCTGGAGTATCATGCAGGTGCTAAATCATTTGTATTTAATGGAACGCGCTATTGTTCACACTCTTTCAAACCAGTTAGCCAATGGTGAAAATAAAACCACTGTTGACAAGCCGATACAATTTACGACGGATCGTTCAACGAAAGTACTTGCCCCTTCATTTGCGACTCCCTCTGACGACTTTATTGCTTTGACAAACATGAAAAGTAACCTCACAACGTCTAGAGAAAACTTAAATACTCTGGTAGCTTCTGCAGATAAAACATTATTAGCGCAAAGAACTTACCCGCATCCAGTATTTGGAGACCTTAGCTTAGAACAATGGATTCCATTTATCGGACTGCATGAAAAAAGACATTTGGCTCAAATTGAAGAAGTAAAAGAAAAGCTAGTATGA
- a CDS encoding S66 peptidase family protein, which yields MATKPRQLQSGDTVGIVTLGSPLAASIINEGITTLRNMGFKVLVGDHVYSSNGYIAATPEQMASDLMEMFQNKEVKWILPSRGGVGVASILPFLNFSIIAQNPKIVSGYSDITVLLNVLYEYADLITFQSLLLLDFTTRTPAYNFNQFFSATSTLTAPWEIKNPPGMSIESLVPGNVTGPVIGGNLTSFIGTLGTSFEINTEGKILVLEETHEPINTVYRYLNHLLLAKKFDDCVGIIMGECTNCEDAYGKSYKDLINEFLVPLGKPLMSNLATAHGTYKATIPIGVSLNMNTSNHTLTVLEAAVN from the coding sequence ATGGCAACAAAACCTCGTCAATTGCAGTCTGGGGATACTGTTGGAATTGTTACGTTAGGAAGCCCATTGGCAGCAAGTATAATAAATGAAGGAATAACTACGTTACGAAATATGGGATTTAAAGTACTTGTAGGGGATCATGTTTATTCATCGAACGGCTATATCGCAGCAACACCAGAGCAAATGGCGTCAGACTTAATGGAGATGTTTCAGAACAAGGAAGTTAAGTGGATATTACCTTCGAGAGGGGGTGTTGGCGTAGCAAGTATTCTCCCTTTCCTTAATTTCTCAATCATAGCTCAAAACCCGAAAATAGTTTCAGGATACAGCGACATTACGGTATTACTAAATGTATTGTACGAATATGCGGATTTAATTACTTTCCAAAGCCTTCTCCTTCTAGATTTTACTACACGCACCCCGGCATATAACTTCAACCAATTCTTCTCGGCAACTTCAACATTAACCGCACCTTGGGAGATTAAAAATCCACCCGGTATGTCCATCGAAAGCTTAGTTCCCGGAAATGTAACCGGTCCCGTTATTGGAGGCAATCTCACATCTTTCATAGGTACGTTAGGAACGTCTTTTGAAATCAATACAGAAGGGAAAATTCTCGTACTTGAAGAAACCCATGAACCGATTAACACAGTTTACAGGTATTTAAACCATCTTTTGTTAGCCAAGAAATTCGATGATTGTGTAGGGATTATTATGGGGGAATGTACGAATTGTGAGGATGCATATGGAAAGTCCTATAAAGATCTTATCAACGAATTTCTAGTTCCATTAGGTAAACCACTTATGTCCAACCTAGCAACTGCACATGGTACATACAAAGCAACAATTCCTATTGGCGTATCCTTGAATATGAACACATCTAACCATACATTAACTGTGTTGGAAGCAGCTGTAAATTAA
- a CDS encoding glycerophosphodiester phosphodiesterase — protein MRGSQKKKLLFIFVSLCMLLLVGYEARPFNYKEMEGMISIAHRGASNLAPENTLASFQKALELGADFLECDVHLSKDGELVIMHDDKVDRTTNGSGYVKDYTLSELKKLDAGGKFHSSFAGEQVITLNELFDEFYGKAGLLIEIKKPAKYPGIEEKVVALLSEYKDLNGIIVQSFDIESMRKINKLLPELEVALLMKPSIQHLSSQKLSDLTSFATYINFNVSYVNKRVIEQIHNQGGKVLVWSTKNQAWIDKAYQYDVDGIITDFSIWPVEGSIQLVQD, from the coding sequence ATGAGAGGATCACAGAAAAAGAAATTACTATTCATTTTCGTAAGTCTATGTATGTTGCTTTTAGTTGGCTATGAGGCTCGACCTTTCAATTATAAGGAAATGGAAGGGATGATTAGCATTGCGCATCGTGGTGCATCTAATTTAGCACCAGAAAACACACTAGCCTCATTTCAAAAAGCGCTGGAACTTGGTGCGGATTTCTTGGAATGTGATGTTCATTTATCGAAAGATGGAGAACTTGTCATAATGCATGATGACAAAGTAGATAGGACAACAAATGGCTCTGGATATGTGAAAGACTATACGCTATCCGAATTAAAAAAACTGGATGCAGGTGGGAAATTTCATTCTTCATTTGCGGGTGAGCAGGTTATTACATTAAATGAATTGTTTGATGAATTTTATGGGAAAGCGGGTTTATTAATAGAAATTAAAAAACCGGCCAAGTACCCGGGTATTGAGGAGAAAGTAGTTGCGTTGCTGAGCGAATATAAGGATTTGAACGGTATTATTGTTCAATCTTTTGATATCGAATCTATGAGAAAAATAAATAAGCTACTTCCCGAATTAGAAGTGGCACTTCTTATGAAGCCGTCTATCCAGCACCTCTCTTCTCAAAAATTAAGTGATCTAACGTCCTTTGCGACGTACATTAACTTTAACGTCTCGTATGTTAATAAACGTGTGATCGAACAAATACATAATCAGGGTGGAAAAGTATTGGTCTGGTCAACGAAAAACCAAGCATGGATCGATAAGGCTTATCAATACGACGTTGACGGTATTATTACAGACTTTTCAATCTGGCCAGTAGAGGGATCGATTCAGCTGGTGCAAGATTAA
- a CDS encoding carboxylate--amine ligase, whose translation MTNQTFIPIIIGTDMNAYNMAISFHEEYGIKPVLVGKEPLSFTSLSSIIKCIELNPKLPEKQVFVHFLKKIAAKYAEPGKKMLLVGTNDLYVRMIIENADELKSDFVFNYIPEPLMNDLLVKSNFYKLCAEHGIDAPATYFHSCRDDEPFTEDVTFPIIIKPSNGVEYYKNPFAGMEKVYKVDSYDEIHAVIKKIKASGYQEDLIIQDYIPGDDTYMWDSVFYMNSHGKAELITFAQVVLQEHTVTAIGNYTALITRYDEEMMMKLKGFLEALNYVGYANFDLKYDERDGKFKVFEVNIRQGRSSYYITACGHNMAKYLVDDVVHGQQKPLTLLNEKFLFTVVPKIVLKKFVSNPDVLKDVKALLRAGKYGNPLFYKKDRHFKRKLYLFARQINYYKKYKNSKW comes from the coding sequence ATGACAAATCAAACATTCATACCAATCATTATCGGAACAGACATGAATGCCTACAACATGGCGATATCATTCCATGAAGAGTATGGCATCAAACCGGTTCTAGTAGGCAAAGAACCTTTATCATTCACCAGTTTAAGTTCAATTATAAAATGTATAGAACTCAATCCGAAACTGCCAGAAAAACAAGTATTCGTGCACTTCTTGAAAAAAATTGCTGCCAAGTATGCGGAACCAGGCAAGAAAATGCTTCTTGTCGGGACGAATGACCTTTATGTCCGGATGATTATTGAGAATGCGGACGAGCTTAAAAGTGATTTTGTGTTTAATTACATACCAGAACCGCTTATGAACGATTTGCTCGTTAAATCAAATTTCTATAAGTTATGTGCTGAACACGGAATCGATGCACCGGCTACCTATTTCCATTCATGTCGGGACGACGAGCCGTTTACAGAAGATGTCACGTTCCCGATCATCATTAAACCGAGCAACGGTGTGGAGTATTATAAGAATCCGTTTGCAGGCATGGAAAAAGTGTATAAGGTCGATTCCTACGATGAAATCCATGCCGTTATCAAAAAGATTAAAGCGAGCGGCTATCAAGAGGATCTCATTATCCAGGATTATATTCCTGGGGACGATACATATATGTGGGACTCCGTTTTCTATATGAATAGCCATGGAAAAGCTGAACTCATCACTTTCGCGCAAGTCGTGCTGCAAGAGCATACAGTGACTGCAATTGGAAATTATACAGCGCTCATCACCCGATATGATGAAGAGATGATGATGAAGCTGAAAGGGTTCCTAGAGGCATTGAACTATGTAGGCTACGCGAACTTTGACTTGAAATACGATGAGCGTGACGGTAAGTTCAAAGTGTTTGAAGTGAATATCCGGCAAGGACGTTCAAGCTACTATATCACGGCTTGCGGTCATAATATGGCGAAGTACTTGGTCGATGACGTTGTACACGGTCAACAGAAACCGTTGACATTGCTGAATGAAAAGTTCTTGTTCACAGTCGTACCTAAAATCGTGCTGAAAAAGTTCGTATCAAACCCAGATGTACTAAAAGACGTGAAAGCATTGCTTCGAGCGGGTAAATACGGCAATCCTTTGTTTTATAAAAAAGACCGTCATTTCAAGCGTAAGTTATATTTATTCGCCAGACAAATTAACTACTACAAGAAGTATAAGAATAGTAAGTGGTGA
- a CDS encoding sterol desaturase family protein has translation MEKEDKFNVKKYVKEFAAFPDITVMFIVLLLCASLTLPHVLFYGTWIALIIGMLTYATSEYIVHRFLFHIKTPENPFLLKMIKRLHYDHHVDPDDLKLLFLPLWFSIPGFIIYSLIVYFSTGSIGLTTAFATGLITYFVYYEWKHYIAHKPIQPRTKMGKNIKKHHLLHHFKNENYWFGVTHTSFDKTLGTFKENKEVEKSPTARNLENRV, from the coding sequence ATGGAAAAGGAGGATAAATTTAACGTGAAAAAGTATGTGAAGGAATTTGCTGCATTCCCTGATATAACTGTCATGTTTATCGTTTTATTACTATGTGCTTCCCTTACCTTGCCCCATGTATTATTTTACGGGACGTGGATTGCTTTAATTATCGGGATGTTGACGTATGCAACAAGCGAATACATTGTACACCGCTTTTTATTTCACATTAAAACGCCTGAAAATCCATTTTTGTTGAAGATGATCAAACGTTTACATTATGATCATCATGTCGATCCGGATGATTTGAAGTTATTATTTTTGCCATTATGGTTCAGTATTCCTGGATTTATAATTTATTCACTTATCGTTTATTTCAGTACAGGTAGTATCGGGCTGACAACCGCATTCGCAACTGGACTGATTACTTATTTCGTCTACTACGAATGGAAACACTATATAGCACATAAGCCTATTCAGCCTCGCACCAAAATGGGTAAAAATATTAAGAAACATCATCTTCTGCATCATTTTAAAAACGAGAATTACTGGTTCGGTGTCACTCATACGTCATTTGATAAAACACTTGGAACATTTAAGGAGAATAAGGAAGTGGAGAAGAGTCCAACTGCTCGTAATTTGGAAAATAGAGTATAG
- a CDS encoding DUF3885 domain-containing protein, whose protein sequence is MNLEKFMATNFPNLILTPPLFYNCDTGIRFELGVDWKGKEESVYLKGVYERTITLFKSLHSENDEIMIVVNVNDFGGKWAFRGRLNIFSRYVRDKAILYKLQHKIIPYIIPEDNEEGKYKTHRFVLKCKTSDIKYVSLLKAICNTDMGIKPSIDDRVYFINIKKETIFHVYDDRGCDLVATSPETLREVYTEYNDWILDYDREKIDKVFTM, encoded by the coding sequence ATGAATCTAGAAAAGTTTATGGCAACTAACTTCCCGAACTTAATCCTTACACCACCTTTGTTTTACAATTGCGATACTGGTATCCGATTTGAATTAGGGGTGGATTGGAAAGGTAAGGAAGAAAGTGTTTATCTTAAAGGCGTGTATGAAAGGACTATAACTTTGTTTAAATCTTTGCATAGTGAAAATGATGAAATTATGATTGTGGTAAATGTAAACGACTTCGGAGGTAAATGGGCATTCCGTGGCAGATTGAACATCTTCTCACGGTATGTAAGAGATAAGGCTATTTTATATAAATTGCAGCATAAAATAATACCTTACATCATCCCGGAAGATAATGAAGAAGGCAAATACAAAACACATCGCTTTGTACTTAAATGTAAAACCTCCGACATTAAATATGTCAGCCTTTTAAAAGCGATATGCAACACCGATATGGGGATAAAGCCGAGTATTGATGATCGAGTCTATTTCATAAATATAAAAAAAGAAACCATCTTTCATGTTTATGATGATAGAGGCTGTGATTTAGTGGCTACTTCTCCGGAAACTCTCCGGGAAGTTTACACTGAATATAATGATTGGATATTGGATTATGATCGAGAAAAGATTGATAAAGTATTTACCATGTAG
- the fbpA gene encoding Fur-regulated basic protein FbpA encodes MRRIEETQMDLKREEIIQRLVKKGVFKLHGKQLYELPLYALMKAYIVRTE; translated from the coding sequence ATGAGAAGGATAGAAGAAACACAGATGGATTTAAAGAGAGAGGAAATTATTCAGAGACTTGTAAAAAAGGGTGTTTTTAAATTACATGGTAAACAGCTTTACGAACTTCCGTTGTACGCACTTATGAAAGCATATATAGTACGAACTGAATAA
- a CDS encoding amidase family protein — protein sequence MLNDKLKKFQSEQLDETTISALQEKMDSGELTSEEITLMYMDMISRRNKNVNAVLELNLQAVQIARALDVERAVKGPRSLLHGIPVLLKDNMGTKDRMHTSCGSLAFKDFYAAEDSFLVKKLRAAGAVILGKTNMTEWANFMSDRMTNGWSSRGGQVNNPYGLFDVGGSSSGAGAGIAANLAVVAIGTETTGSILNPSAQNSLVGIKPTVGAISRTGVIPLSYTQDTPGPMARTVKDATITFSLLIGHDPEDPVTEEAVRLDGVDWMSLLDTAALEGVRLGVARAIFEREASTERMSLFDIALKELEAAGAIIIDDIDLGTMENDLGYNVLLYEFKAALNAYLGKTPAANPIRTLSDVIRFNNEHAEETLKFGQVMLEKVERTSGTLTERAYIEAFIRNRHLAGEIALGKALEEHNVQALVFPQDHGCSFGAAAGYPSITVPGAYSDAGEPFGITFSGKAFTEPELIGYAYAFEQRVNARRKP from the coding sequence ATGCTAAATGATAAATTGAAAAAGTTTCAAAGCGAACAACTAGACGAAACAACAATTTCTGCCCTGCAAGAGAAGATGGATAGCGGAGAATTAACTTCTGAGGAAATTACGCTTATGTATATGGATATGATTTCCCGTCGTAATAAAAACGTGAATGCGGTGCTGGAACTGAACCTGCAAGCAGTACAAATCGCCAGAGCGTTAGACGTGGAAAGAGCAGTAAAGGGACCACGCTCTCTGCTTCATGGTATTCCGGTGTTATTGAAAGACAATATGGGGACGAAGGATAGGATGCATACGAGTTGCGGGTCTCTTGCATTTAAGGACTTCTATGCCGCAGAAGATTCCTTCCTAGTTAAGAAATTACGTGCAGCAGGCGCAGTTATCCTTGGCAAGACGAATATGACGGAGTGGGCAAACTTCATGTCGGACCGGATGACGAACGGCTGGAGTTCACGCGGTGGACAAGTGAACAATCCTTATGGACTATTCGATGTTGGGGGGTCAAGTTCAGGTGCTGGTGCTGGTATTGCTGCGAATCTGGCGGTAGTAGCAATCGGTACGGAGACGACGGGGTCAATTCTCAATCCGTCCGCGCAGAACTCACTTGTAGGTATTAAACCGACTGTCGGAGCGATTAGCCGTACAGGAGTGATACCGCTTTCTTATACACAAGACACTCCGGGACCCATGGCAAGGACTGTGAAAGATGCAACAATTACATTTAGTCTACTGATTGGCCACGATCCGGAAGATCCAGTAACAGAAGAGGCAGTTCGTTTGGATGGAGTTGATTGGATGTCTCTCCTCGATACAGCGGCGCTTGAAGGCGTCCGTCTTGGTGTAGCACGCGCGATTTTTGAAAGAGAGGCATCGACAGAACGTATGTCTCTTTTTGACATAGCCCTTAAAGAGCTTGAAGCTGCTGGAGCTATCATTATTGATGATATCGATTTAGGGACGATGGAAAATGATCTTGGTTATAACGTACTTCTTTATGAATTCAAAGCAGCGTTGAATGCTTATCTGGGGAAAACACCGGCGGCAAACCCAATCCGTACTTTGTCAGATGTTATCCGTTTCAACAATGAACATGCAGAAGAGACATTGAAATTCGGTCAAGTGATGTTAGAAAAAGTGGAGCGGACAAGCGGAACGCTGACTGAACGTGCCTATATCGAAGCATTTATTCGGAATCGCCATCTTGCAGGTGAAATTGCGCTTGGAAAAGCGTTGGAAGAGCACAATGTACAAGCGCTTGTATTTCCTCAAGATCATGGATGCAGTTTTGGAGCGGCGGCAGGGTATCCATCCATTACCGTTCCGGGGGCTTATTCCGATGCTGGTGAACCGTTTGGTATCACTTTTTCGGGGAAAGCATTTACTGAACCGGAATTGATTGGCTATGCATATGCGTTCGAACAGCGGGTCAACGCAAGACGGAAACCTTAA
- a CDS encoding DEAD/DEAH box helicase, whose amino-acid sequence MSFLENMDDMFKEKWKFDYEMPIQEKMIPEMLEGKDIVAESPTGSGKTLAFVLPLLQLVDGDKKQTQALIITPSQELSMQIVNVIREWVTGTSITVTQLIGGANMQRQIEQLKKKPSIVVGTPGRLAELIKVKKLKMHDIRHIVLDEGDQLLARDHRVVVKNMIEAANPERQVVAVSATITDEIEIVASKFMTDPIRIQVGAEEMPKSGKVVHSFVKTDARDKTDVLRGISYLKGIRALAFINNVDQLRMKEMKLKYNEAPIAVLHSEMTKFERQQTLDSFRKGELRILIATDLAARGLDIDGLTHVIHVDVPHTVEQYLHRSGRTGRAGGDGEVLTLLSYPEERDYRKLTKGIKTVQKVWYKGHLAEGNSKTIATTKKK is encoded by the coding sequence ATGTCCTTCTTAGAAAATATGGACGATATGTTTAAAGAGAAATGGAAATTTGACTATGAGATGCCTATCCAAGAGAAAATGATTCCAGAGATGCTTGAAGGAAAAGACATAGTTGCAGAATCGCCGACTGGTTCAGGTAAGACGCTGGCATTTGTATTACCGCTTCTACAATTGGTTGATGGCGATAAAAAACAAACGCAGGCGCTGATTATTACGCCGTCACAGGAGCTGTCGATGCAAATAGTTAACGTCATCAGGGAATGGGTGACCGGAACAAGTATCACGGTTACACAACTAATTGGTGGGGCTAATATGCAGCGCCAGATAGAACAATTAAAGAAAAAACCATCAATTGTGGTAGGAACACCTGGCCGTTTAGCGGAACTCATCAAAGTGAAAAAGTTAAAGATGCACGATATACGCCACATTGTTCTCGACGAAGGTGATCAGCTTTTGGCGCGCGATCATCGTGTCGTTGTAAAAAATATGATTGAAGCAGCAAACCCGGAAAGACAAGTTGTAGCCGTCTCCGCAACAATTACAGATGAAATTGAAATTGTTGCTAGCAAGTTTATGACTGATCCAATCCGAATCCAGGTAGGCGCGGAAGAGATGCCGAAATCGGGTAAAGTTGTTCATTCGTTTGTAAAGACTGATGCTCGTGATAAAACGGATGTCTTGCGCGGAATTTCTTATTTAAAGGGAATTCGTGCCCTTGCTTTTATTAATAATGTGGATCAGCTTCGTATGAAAGAAATGAAGCTTAAGTATAATGAAGCGCCGATTGCGGTTCTTCATTCAGAAATGACGAAATTTGAAAGACAGCAAACATTGGATAGTTTCCGTAAAGGCGAGCTTCGAATTTTGATAGCGACAGATCTTGCAGCACGCGGTCTAGATATTGACGGATTAACGCATGTCATCCACGTTGACGTGCCGCATACTGTTGAGCAATACTTACATCGTTCAGGCAGAACAGGGCGTGCAGGCGGAGACGGGGAAGTGCTGACGCTGTTATCATACCCTGAAGAACGGGATTACCGTAAGCTGACTAAGGGAATCAAAACGGTCCAAAAAGTCTGGTATAAAGGCCACTTAGCAGAAGGAAATTCAAAAACAATCGCAACTACTAAAAAGAAATAG
- the map gene encoding type I methionyl aminopeptidase, producing the protein MIAKTEQEIEALKKIGKIVAEIREAMKEATVPGKTTKEIDDIGGRLFEEKGAISGPIAEYDFPGFTCISVNSEVAHGMPGSRIIEDGDLVNIDVSGSYNGYFADTGISFVVGTPDDKKQQLCDVAKSAFERAMTKVKAGSSLNQIGKAVEREAKEHGLKVIKNLTGHGIGKALHEEPSHVLNYYDAWDKTLLKEGMVLAVEPFISEKAEHIIESGDGWTFITPDKSLVAQIEHTIIVTKGEPIILTQL; encoded by the coding sequence ATGATTGCAAAAACTGAGCAAGAAATTGAAGCGTTAAAAAAAATCGGCAAAATTGTTGCTGAAATCAGGGAAGCGATGAAAGAAGCAACCGTCCCCGGTAAAACGACGAAAGAAATCGATGATATTGGAGGACGCCTATTCGAAGAGAAAGGTGCAATCTCGGGACCCATCGCAGAGTATGATTTTCCTGGCTTTACATGCATCAGCGTTAACAGTGAAGTTGCCCACGGTATGCCTGGTTCACGCATCATAGAAGACGGAGATCTTGTTAATATTGACGTCTCTGGTTCCTACAATGGTTATTTTGCTGACACAGGCATTTCATTTGTCGTTGGTACACCCGATGACAAGAAACAGCAATTATGCGATGTGGCTAAAAGTGCTTTTGAACGTGCAATGACAAAAGTTAAAGCAGGTTCTAGCTTAAATCAAATCGGTAAAGCAGTTGAACGCGAAGCAAAAGAACATGGCTTAAAAGTCATCAAAAACTTGACTGGCCACGGTATCGGTAAAGCGTTGCACGAAGAACCTTCGCATGTACTCAACTATTATGACGCTTGGGATAAGACGCTTTTAAAAGAAGGAATGGTTCTCGCAGTTGAACCTTTTATCTCTGAAAAAGCGGAGCATATTATCGAATCAGGAGATGGTTGGACGTTCATTACACCGGACAAATCCCTCGTAGCTCAAATCGAGCATACAATCATCGTTACAAAAGGCGAGCCAATCATTTTGACACAACTATAA